In a single window of the Montipora capricornis isolate CH-2021 chromosome 11, ASM3666992v2, whole genome shotgun sequence genome:
- the LOC138023092 gene encoding uncharacterized protein has product MSCFSVELHLVYRQYCCLGILRNCLYQELYSKRKSSIIKEFVSLKHLVPRPGSEGKQVANTESPCFFITKRSKQELLQQYDSVIKEQLNAGFVELIDKSHDLDTLPGTVNYIPHKEVLKEDRITTKLHVVYDASTKSRNEPSLNDCLLPGPVLTPLIFDVLLRFRLHKVVLIGDLEKACLNIEVNPAEKNLLRFLWVDDINSPNPEVTTLRFTRLVFGLVCSQFILNVTLRNQFARFFPTLTEPNIEEEDCTVSDSNNTVSKENVVKVMGVQWDRMEDNFEFDLATFSRQALEETFTKRTLLSSTARFYDPLGLLSPVILPLKCMFQEICHLKLGWDEALPEGIASGWKELLQDMGEVSRILVPRCILGDVEDITSIRRC; this is encoded by the exons ATGTCTTGTTTTTCGGTGGAGTTGCATCTTGTGTATCGGCAGTATTGTTGTCTCGGAATCTTAAGAAATTGTCTCTACCAGGAGTTGTATTCTAAAAGGAAGTCATCTATCATCAAAGAGTTTGTATCATTAAAACATTtggtgccgagacccgggagTGAAGGAAAACAAGTTGCTAA CACAGAATCGCCTTGTTTCTTCATTACAAAGAGGTCCAAGCAAGAATTGCTCCAACAATATGACAGTGTCATCAAGGAACAATTAAATGCTGGTTTTGTTGAATTGATTGACAAAAGTCATGATTTAGATACCCTTCCTGGAACTGTAAATTACATTCCTCATAAAGAAGTATTGAAAGAAGACAGAATCACTACTAAACTTCATGTGGTTTATGACGCCAGCACTAAATCCCGCAATGAGCCAAGTTTGAATGACTGTCTCCTACCAGGTCCAGTCTTAACGCCATTGATCTTTGATGTCTTGCTGAGATTTCGTCTCCATAAAGTGGTTTTGATTGGTGATTTAGAAAAAGCATGTTTGAACATTGAAGTCAATCCAGCAGAGAAAAACTTGTTAAGGTTCCTATGGGTAGATGACATCAACTCCCCGAATCCAGAAGTGACCACACTGAGATTCACTCGTCTTGTTTTTGGTCTAGTTTGTTCCCAATTTATTTTGAATGTGACATTGAGGAACCAATTTGCAAG GTTCTTTCCTACATTGACCGAGCCTAACATTGAGGAAGAAGATTGCACAGTGTCAGATTCAAACAACACTGTGAGCAAAGAAAACGTTGTCAAAGTAATGGGAGTTCAATGGGATCGGATGGAAGATAATTTCGAGTTTGATCTTGCTACTTTTTCTAGACAAGCCTTAGAGGAAACTTTCACTAAACGGACATTATTGAGCAGCACTGCTCGATTCTATGATCCATTAGGCTTGCTGTCACCAGTTATCTTACCCTTAAAGTGCATGTTCCAAgaaatttgtcatttaaaaCTTGGTTGGGATGAAGCTTTGCCGGAAGGTATTGCGTCGGGCTGGAAGGAGTTACTACAAGACATGGGGGAAGTCTCAAGGATTCTGGTGCCTCGTTGCATCCTGGGTGATGTCGAAGACATCACGTCTATTCGCAGATGCTAG
- the LOC138023093 gene encoding ATP-dependent DNA helicase RecQ-like, translated as MSYCRLEAAISHSIYSNVNLKVKQVIGPEAIYHGRDIDVAAVLPTGYGKSVIFHLLPSLFLDKINYERKAAAHPVVIVVSPLNALIKDQIRRLQEGNVKAAILNVKKKTNSEDLELDLSDANLSQLRDAKYEVIFTHPEAFITCKQGLVSV; from the coding sequence ATGTCTTACTGTCGCCTTGAGGCTGCAATTTCGCATAGTATTTATTCTAACGTTAatctaaaagttaaacaagttatcGGCCCCGAGGCAATTTACCATGGCCGTGATATCGATGTTGCCGCCGTGTTACCCACTGGATATGGAAAGTCGGTTAtatttcatcttcttccttCGTTATTCCTCGACAAAATCAACTATGAACGTAAAGCAGCAGCTCATCCCGTAGTAATTGTTGTTTCCCCTCTAAATGCGCTGATCAAAGATCAGATCAGAAGGCTCCAGGAAGGAAATGTTAAAGCAGCGATATTAAAcgtgaagaagaaaacaaactcgGAGGATTTGGAATTAGATCTCAGCGATGCCAACCTCTCGCAGCTAAGAGATGCAAAATACGAGGTGATCTTTACACATCCTGAAGCCTTCATAACTTGCAAGCAAGGACtagtctcagtatag